The following is a genomic window from Niabella soli DSM 19437.
GTAAAAAGTTGTTCAGCCAAATGGTACCCTCGGTGCCCATTACTTCATCGCGCAGATCCATGCCGCCGCGGAAACTCCAGCTTACCTCAAACTGGCCGATAGCGCCGTTGGCATATTTAACCAGCCCGATGGCATTATCTTCCGCATCAATAGGGTGTACCCGGGTGTCAGCCCAGCACATAACCTCTATGGGCAGCATATCCTTACCAATAAAGTTGCGGCTGATCTCCACGCAATGGCAGCCCAGGTCGATCATACAGCCGCCGCCGGCTTTTTCTTTGCTCCAGAACCAGTCGCTATGCGGACCGGGATGGGTTTCCCGGCTTTTTGCCCAGATCACTTCGCCAATAGCCCCATTCTTTACGCTGCTCAGCGATTTAAGAAACTTGGGCGTATAGCAGAGGTCTTCCAGGTAGCCGCCAACGATGCCGGCTTTTTCGACCGCCTGTAGCATTTGCAGCGCCTCGGCAGCATTGCGCCCCAGCGGTTTGGTACATAACACATGTTTGCCGGCTTTGGCACAGGCCAGCACGGCCTGCAGGTGCAGGTGGTTCGGCAGTGCAACTACTACTGCATCCACGTCCTTATGCGCCACGGCTTCTTCCAGGTTAGTGCTGTAATGGGGCACATCATATTGCTGAGCAAAGGCTTTTACTTTTTCGGGATCACGGGCGTAGATCATGGTAACAACATCTTTTCTTCTTTGTGCCACTAATGATTCCGCATAAAAACGGGCAATGAATCCTGATCCGAGAATGGCTAACTGCATTGTTTATTTTTTAAGATGATTAATAGTAAGGTCAATTTGGCCGGTAAGGCGGTGAGACGGTAAACTTTTATGCGATTGTAAACAAAATCTTTCCGTTTTTCCGCATTCCCGGACAGTGTCGCAGATCCCGATATAGGACACAGAACTATTCCTGCCGGGTCTGCAATAGTCTGCGGGAGCTGTAATCATAAAATATAATTTTGAATATGCTTTATTGTTTTGAAACAAACCCTAATTTTTTTAATCCCTGTTGTACTTCGGGGCAACTCATAAATAATTTCCATAACAGGCCCGACCGGTAATTTTCAATCATTACCACTTCCGGCCCCTGGTCGATGGCCAGGTACTTTTGCGGATACCAGTAGTCCGTTTCACTAAAGGCATCGTAAAAGCCATACCTGCCCCAAAGTTTAGGATTCATTTTTTCATACCAGTATCTTATGGCGGCCATGGATTGCTGAGGGGTATAAGGCAATGATGAGATGGCTGCTGTAGGTGCGATCACTCCCAGATCATTATCTTTATCCGGTGCATGTGCCGCATATCCTTTTACGGAATAGCTTGCCGTAAGGCCCCAGCTATTGGCGCCATACCCTTTGAACTGCTTCGGGTTGGTAACGCACCATTGATAATTAATTGTTGCCTGGGTTACATTTTCTTTCCAGTAATCGGCGTATTGATCTTTCAATCCCTTCGGGTTTAGCCCCAAATAGGAATAATGCGCCCAGAACAAAGGACCGCCATGCGGCGGGTTACCCTGCATATGCAAATGCAAGGTATCATTCTGGTAATAACTGATCTTATTGATCGCCCCGTTTTCTGCCCAGCCTTCGTGATAAACAATAGCCGGAATGGAATGGGTGGGAGAAGATGCGGCCAGCACATACATGACCAGGCATTCATTATAGCCGTGCACTGCAAAGTTTTTTTTCCACCCATAGTTGGGGCTCCAGTGCCAATAGAGCACATTCTGCCCGTCTTTGCGGTACCAGTTAAAATCCACCTGTTTCCATAATTGATCAATGCGTGTAGCCAGCTTCTTTTCTGCAATATTTCCGTGTTGGAAATATTGTCGCACGCACAACAGGCCCTGTATCAGGAAACTGGTTTCTACGAGGTCGCCCCCATCATCTTCTTTTCCAAAAGGTTTTACGCGGCCGGTTTGCCCGTTGAGCCAATGCGGCCAGGCGCCATAAAAACGGTCGGCTTTTTCCAAAAAAGAAACGATCTTCGTAAGCCGCTGCAGGCCCTGGGCCCGTGTAATAAATTTGCGCTCTATACCGGCAAGGATAGCCATAATGCCAAAGCCGCTGCCGCCGGTGGTTACAATATGCTTGTCGTTTTCCGGATAAATATTATTTATGTTTATCCGCTCGCAGGCCATCCCACTGTTCGGCTCGGCGCCCGTCCAAAAGTATTGGAAGGTTTGCTTTTGAACGCGGTTCAGCAGGGCGGCATCCGAAAGGGGTGCGACACGCGGGCGCTCCTTTGTGATGCTTTCTTGTGCGGAGCCAGCCATAGACACCAGTAGCATTATAGCCAGGAAAAGGTTTTTCAGCATAAATAAATTTACTTTTTTTGTACAAATTTTTGTACAATGTTAATCGTTAATATTTCTGAGTTTACGAAAAAGCTATGATCTTGCAGATCGCTGCACCCCAACTGCCACCGGATTTATCTACGCCTCGACGCAAGCGGGGATCTGCTTCAGATAGCTATCGGGATGCGGGCAAAAAAATATTCTTCAATGCCGGCTTCACTACAGGAATAGATTTTTCAAAGAGCTTAAAACCCCGTAAAACCAAGCTTCGTAAGGCCTGCCCGCACTTCCGGGTCGCTCATAAATAATTTCCACAGCAAGCCCGACCGGTAGTTTTCAATCATCACGATTATCGGTCCCTGGTCAATAGCCAGGTAACTATCCGAAAACCAGGCGGCATTATTCTTTAACACATCCAATGAAAAGGCATCGGTAAAACCGAAGTTCTTAAATAACTGGTTGCCCAATACATAATAGAAAAATTTTAAGGCACCCATAGACTCATCCGGGGTATAGGGCAAAGAAGCAATGGCAGCAGTAGGCGCAATAAACCCCAGGTCATTATTGGGCGAGCTTGCTGTATAACCTCCCTTTATATCGCTTGCCGTAAGCCCCCATACAGAATCACTATACCCAAAATAGTTTTTTGGATTGGTTTTGCAATAAGAATAATTGATAAGCGTATGATTTTTTGTTTGTTGCTGATAATTGGCATAGGCATCACTCAACCCATTAGGGTTTATTCCCAAAAAAGAATAGTGTTCAAAGAACAGGGGGCCGCCATAATCTTCGCCCAATGGCAATACGATATTATAAAATGTTTTGCCGTTTTTTATTGCCCCGCCCCGTGCCCATCCGTCGTCATAAGCTGTTTTGGGAATGCTGTAATTTTTTGATGCGGCTGCCAGCACATAACTGATCAGGCATTCGTTCCATCCCTGAATGGCAACATTCATCTGCCAGCCTTTATCGGGGCTCCAGTGCCAGTATAAAACATTTTGACCGTTTTGCCGGAACCAGTTCCATTCTACGCGATCGATGATAGTATTGATATCGGCGCGCAAATTGGTTTCGGCTGATGCAGCTCCATTAAAGTACTGACGGGCGCATACCAGGCCTTCGATAAGATAGGCGGTTTCAACAATATCTGCACCATTGTCGTTGGCACTGAAAGGAATCACGCTGCCCGTGCTTCCGTTTAACCAATGCGGGTAGGCCCCATGAAAAGTCTGTGCTGTATTTTTTAAAAAGCCAATCATTTTTTGCAGTCGCACCAGCACATCGCTCCTGGAAATAAAGCCTCTGCTGGCTCCTGCCAGCAAGGCCATCACGCCAAAACCAGAACCGCCGCTTGTGACCAGGTCCGGGTCATGTTTTGATCCTTCCCGGATCAGGCCCGAAACGGGGTGGGCAAAGTCCCAGAAGTACCGGAGGGTCCTTTGTTGTACGGTATCCAGCAAGGCGTTGTCGGAAAGAACCGGGAATTTCCGGGAAGAATCCAATTGCGTTACAAAGCTGCTGCTGATCGCATTTTGCAGACCCTTGCCGGAAGCGGATTGCAGTGTGGTACTGATCGTAAAAGTGTATTTTGAGAGGTTCGCCAATTTACTTTGTGTGGTGACCGTTATCACCGAATCTCCTTTTGATGCTATTGAATTAATCGCTACAGGAGAACCGTTATTGTCAGTTAGTATTACAGCAGCAAGCGATGAGGGATTGATGGGTTGTGAAAAAGAGAGCCTGATGGTTGGGCGGGTAGTGGTGTTTAACATTGTTGTACCGAACGCCGCCCCATTAAGCAGCATGCTGTTCAGGACAGGGCTCTTTTTGGTATCAGGGGCCGGCGTTAATACATCGCTTTTACTGCCGCAGGAGCATATATGCA
Proteins encoded in this region:
- a CDS encoding Gfo/Idh/MocA family protein; the encoded protein is MQLAILGSGFIARFYAESLVAQRRKDVVTMIYARDPEKVKAFAQQYDVPHYSTNLEEAVAHKDVDAVVVALPNHLHLQAVLACAKAGKHVLCTKPLGRNAAEALQMLQAVEKAGIVGGYLEDLCYTPKFLKSLSSVKNGAIGEVIWAKSRETHPGPHSDWFWSKEKAGGGCMIDLGCHCVEISRNFIGKDMLPIEVMCWADTRVHPIDAEDNAIGLVKYANGAIGQFEVSWSFRGGMDLRDEVMGTEGTIWLNNFLRTGFELFTTGKGNDYVAEKAESNTGWLFPVGDEVHELGYSHMFTDMFEAIEKGKQPSETFYDGYIVNAILDAAYASARSKQWEPVRIEDWRGANNTSQQRDFPSYDENYYLIKEELLPSGERKIIVKHKQTGSIEKR
- a CDS encoding glucoamylase family protein, translating into MLKNLFLAIMLLVSMAGSAQESITKERPRVAPLSDAALLNRVQKQTFQYFWTGAEPNSGMACERININNIYPENDKHIVTTGGSGFGIMAILAGIERKFITRAQGLQRLTKIVSFLEKADRFYGAWPHWLNGQTGRVKPFGKEDDGGDLVETSFLIQGLLCVRQYFQHGNIAEKKLATRIDQLWKQVDFNWYRKDGQNVLYWHWSPNYGWKKNFAVHGYNECLVMYVLAASSPTHSIPAIVYHEGWAENGAINKISYYQNDTLHLHMQGNPPHGGPLFWAHYSYLGLNPKGLKDQYADYWKENVTQATINYQWCVTNPKQFKGYGANSWGLTASYSVKGYAAHAPDKDNDLGVIAPTAAISSLPYTPQQSMAAIRYWYEKMNPKLWGRYGFYDAFSETDYWYPQKYLAIDQGPEVVMIENYRSGLLWKLFMSCPEVQQGLKKLGFVSKQ
- a CDS encoding glucoamylase family protein, whose amino-acid sequence is MNRLLHTIIFIAILHICSCGSKSDVLTPAPDTKKSPVLNSMLLNGAAFGTTMLNTTTRPTIRLSFSQPINPSSLAAVILTDNNGSPVAINSIASKGDSVITVTTQSKLANLSKYTFTISTTLQSASGKGLQNAISSSFVTQLDSSRKFPVLSDNALLDTVQQRTLRYFWDFAHPVSGLIREGSKHDPDLVTSGGSGFGVMALLAGASRGFISRSDVLVRLQKMIGFLKNTAQTFHGAYPHWLNGSTGSVIPFSANDNGADIVETAYLIEGLVCARQYFNGAASAETNLRADINTIIDRVEWNWFRQNGQNVLYWHWSPDKGWQMNVAIQGWNECLISYVLAAASKNYSIPKTAYDDGWARGGAIKNGKTFYNIVLPLGEDYGGPLFFEHYSFLGINPNGLSDAYANYQQQTKNHTLINYSYCKTNPKNYFGYSDSVWGLTASDIKGGYTASSPNNDLGFIAPTAAIASLPYTPDESMGALKFFYYVLGNQLFKNFGFTDAFSLDVLKNNAAWFSDSYLAIDQGPIIVMIENYRSGLLWKLFMSDPEVRAGLTKLGFTGF